The window GGAGCTTAATTTTCCAAACTTTATGGAACAAAAAGTGTAGAATTGTAACGAATTATAAATCAGAATGTTTAATTTCATAGGCGTATAATTTTTGTAGCTCAAATTTAATGTATGTTACATGCTCAAGGGATTATACTAGATGTACTAGTTTTACAATATTTCTTCTATTATGTCTGTCCTTTTAACTACtactatttttaattaaaaaatcatGATTTATTTAGGACTAAAACGGAAAGCAGAATTTCATAAAATGCATCTGTCTGAAAAAATTTATGACTACAGCAAATATTAAAAAGTTCATGTAAGACTAAAAAGTAGGAGTTTCACGTATGAATGTCCTTGGTATGTTAGAGACAATTGGCATATGATGCTATTTTTCTTATATACCTTGTTCAAATACTAATGAACACGCATATTTCTGACTAGTATTTAAATTACAACGAATCACTATACACGATTTATACAAATAGAAAACAAGGAGCCAGCTTTCAATCCACAGTTCCCTGTTTTCTGGAATGGATAAATTCACTCATTCACCAATTCATATGGCCATTTGTAAGAGACAAAAACCCCGTCttgttttattctagttcaaagttcaaacaggCACTGAGCCATGTCAGTGGTGAAATTTCAAAGATATATGAAAAGCCTGTAGAAACAAATAAGATGAGGGAATTTTTTAGGATTGCAAAGTTGGGGTTGAGAAAATCCAAGTCCTACAGGCATCTTTTATTTCTGTCATCTGAACTCACAAAAAGTTTTTTTTGTTCCTGAAAAAATTACTGTAGTACATGTTCTTTTCGTGGATGAGGGAACTCCCCCTAAGGATGCAGACAAGTTCATTCATTCAGAGAAGCAAATTCAAGGAATTTTATGAACTTCTGAATGTCCCCCCATTAAAACATAACAAGCCTCATGGCATTTATTCCAGTGAAAAATATATCCAGATCGgtttttcactttttctttttccctttataTGCAAATTGGTTCGAATCATTCAAAAGCACGCAATACCAGAcaaaaataaagatgaaaagaAAAACGAAAGTAAGGAGAGGTcctttattttactatatttttattCTTCATTTCTGTTTTATATTTGCAAGGACGGGAGAGAGTTTGGTGCTGCAACCAGAATAGCATCAACCCTTGACATGGTATAACGTGAAACATCATACCAAATGCATAATAAAGTTCATCTCAGCATACCTTGGGGTTCCTATGAAATCTACGTGTAATCAGCAACCTGAAGTTCACTGGACCAATCCCTTGTGCTCCTTAGGGCTCTAGCTTTATTATCTCTTATTTCTAGGACCTGATAAAAAAACAAGAAGTGGGAGATTTCTAAGTATAAAGGGCGCATACATCTGTATAAGGAGCCATACAATCAAGCTAGCAAACATGACTATGAAATGGTAATAAACCTAGACATAGTAGCCTCCTAGAAGTGGCATCAACAGTGAATGCGAGTTGTTATATTTTCTCATTTAATACTGGAATTATAATAGTGCTTGGGCCAGAAAGGAAATTACCTCAGGGCTCGAGCCAAGTACTCCACTAGACATTCCCACATCAATTCGCCATATGCTACAGTTGTATTTGCTGCAGGGAAACCAAGATCAATCATCTACGTGGCCTAAAGAGATGCTGATCTGTAAAGATAGTTCTTTCTTTGAGCTAAAAATTGATTCCTAAAGTTAACTGTTGGTTGTAATATTTATATCTAACACAAAAAGTTCATCTTAGTATCACTTTAAGAAAATAACAGATCGTATAAAGATCCTCTACCAATTCACCCCCATAGGTTGAGGAGTATGCCCTACAACCATCGCTTTGGCACCCACAGTTTGCAGTGTCTCTTCAAGAAGAGATTGGATCTGATCATGAAAAAAGCGGTAAGTTGAAAATTAGCATCACCTAAATAATCAAGTCAATAAGATCACAAATTAAACTTGATTTATTTCAACATTGGAAGAGATCAATATGCAAAAGGGCTAGAAAATACAGCTTTGAAAGAACTAATCGACAAAAAAGATCCACGGATTCAGTGAAACCCAGAATAATGCTTGCTGAATGTGCATAGAGGAAAATGCCTATAACCTGCTCGATCTGGTAGTCTTCCAGATCTGAATCTCTGGAGTACAAACGGTTCCACACGATACTATCATAGCCCCTGGTGGCTATGAAAGGCATCTGCGGAGAATCGTCAGCTTCACTCGGACCTTTCATCCATTGAGATACTTCTCTATTCAATCTCTCTAAACCATAGGCAACTGCAGCAACAGCAGCATTAATAATCAATATACAAGAATCTTTTTACATGTATCCTAATAAATCAGAATACTGGGTAGCAGATTAGCTTATTACCATGATGAGGAAGAAGGCCACCATGGCAGAAGAGCCAATCATCAACCTTAAGAACAACaccatgacgggccaactcacatgccaatGGACCTCCGGGTCTCATGAGGATTGATCTTGCAATTACACCCTTTTGCCGCTGTCCTAATATTTGGACGACTTAATAAGCATAGAAAATGTCAAGCACCAAACCATATGGAAAAAGCAACAAATGTTTCTTATGAATTCTAAAAGGGGTAACTATCTTAAAATATCTGCTTAAAAATTATATAGTTATCACTTTCAACGTGTTTCTTATCAACCCCGCTGATTGCAAATGGACTGCTTGCTAATCTCAATACTAGTGTAAACGGTATGCTTTTACTTCACAGCAATAAGGTGGTACTTTCTGTTTACCCACAATataatgtttttttctttttataattcAAAACTAAAATGCTTCTGATGCCAATATATTTATTTGCCCGGCCACTCAAATGTAAGTAACTTCCAAACCTCCCATTAGCCATGAGACTAAGACCTTGATCTTAATAGAAACCTTGATCTTAATAGAACACACCTTTACCAAATTCCATGGAGCCCAATAATTTTGAGACACCTTCCGATCTTGTTTCCATCTGCCAGACACAGCACACCAACTGACAAAAGCTTCTTCCCAGTTGTGTTCACATTCCTCCAAGTAATCCAGAAAGTCTATACACTCGTCAAGTCCCCCATTGTCAACATATCTGAAGTCCCCCTCTACATTCATAGTTTCATGATTTCCATTGACCTATAATAACCATTCAGAACATGAAGAAAACAGATATGGTTGGAAGCAAATAACCATGCAAATCTCCAAAGTAGTTGTAAAATTGAACAGTACAAAACGATTAGCATTACCCTGTTTAAATAATAACGATGTACAGATTAGCAGTCAGCTACAATCAAGATACTTGTAGATGTAGCTGAAAAAACACAGACCTGGAAAACTGCTCCACCATGAGCTTTTGCTTGGATGTCTAGTGACTTCAACAATGATAAAATTGCAAGTTCATCTTCACCTCGGTCAAGTATATCTCCAAGCTGAATCAACACCTGGTAAAAAGaaacttgttatatttttataagCTAATAGATGCAGGGGCGTATCCAGCCTTAAGGTACCGGTTCATCTCCCCGTACTTTTGACGCGGAGcataatttatgtgtaaaaatttattaaaattgcaacagtagatatgaacccataactttaaaatataatagGTCGAATGCTAAAAACTTAGAGATTGAACCCAGagagtttaaatcctggatccgcttCTGATTATAGATGCCTTAGAACGAGTTCATAAATCTAAACAAAACGTAGAATGCATTTAATACCCTCCAAGCTAGAAATGTGATGGCAAATTAAAAGCTTACCGTCTCACCGCCAATCCAGAAATCTTGACCATCAGAACTCAGCACACCAGCCGTCTCAAGTGCACCTCTTGCCTTGTCAAGATCTCCATGCAAATCTCCGACTAAAATTCACCTCAAATAAGAGACAAATAAATACACAGAAAGAAAGACTGCAGAAACAGTCGggccaaaaaaaaataaatagcagAACTGAGAATTTCATTATGCCCAATTACAATAACGAAACAATtcactaaaggaagataagaacTAACAATTTAGAGAAACAATCAAAATAATCTATATAGCAAAAGAATGCCCTAACTTTCTTTATATTTACATTTTGCCTCTCAATTTATGTGAAAACTTATTACACGACAACTTTAAATCTCAGTTCCAATTCAATAACTGCAATTAGACTAGTCACACTACCCAGATGTTGTTCTTCAGAAAACCAAAAGCAAAATTGAAACTAACCCGCGACAATTCGACGACCCGGAGCTGAAACGAAAGTGTGCGGGTCCCCATTTACTACAATGGGTTTTAAGCTTCCATAGCTATTAGTACTGCTACTGCTATACTGAGCTGGAGTTGAAACAATCGTATCAACCAATTTGCGGGACTGTGATTGTGAAGAAGCAGAAGGTGGTTGAAGTGGTAAAGAACATGTTAGTGCAACAGTAGCCATTGATTGAATAACACAAGTCAGTAGTTGTGAATATTTTTGCCTTTTGTGTTTTCAATTGTTATTGGTCACTCAAGTCAGTATTTTGTCCAAATATTTTTTGCACACTATATTGTAACTGGTCTACCTTGCAATAACAACCATGAATAATTGGGCACTCCGAAAAAAGAGGAGCTGTCTTAGCCACATGTTTCGTGACATTGTCATTTTTTACTAGAACtagtatctttttcttttctaattctGAGTCACCTGCCGGTTAGGGTTACACATTCATCCTCAATGAGAGGTTATCCCCTATGTGAAATTTTTATCCCCTATGTGAAATTTTCTAGCGCACATCTGGATTTAGTCGGGTACTGAATACTGAGTaagaaacccaaaaaaaaaaaaaaaaattgagtcaCCAAAAgattcttcaaataaaaaaagGTTTAAGTTTTATAGCGGataatttcacaagtgattaTTGAACTTTAATTTCACTTGGATTAATTTCACCATGATTACCGAACAGTTGTTCCAATAAAGTCGCAAAATTATTTCTTGTATCATTAAAGTTATTGTACTTTTTTTGTTATATAAGTAAAatcataaaactattttttttgtatcaTTAAAGTCTTGAGCTTTACTCGTTGTATTAGTAAACTCACAAAACTATTTTGTATCTATCAGCCTAAAGGATTTTAtgttttagtttttaggtttagTTAAATGTTGTCGCTGTCACCTAAAGTGACTTAATCTCTATTATGACCCAAAGAAAATCTAATAAATATAAGCTCAGCCAAGAAAGATTTTAAAGAAAGAGAGAAATGTGATGACAATAAAATTGTTCAATACTTCTCTCTGATGCTGAACATTAATCATAGACAATAGAATTCCAGACTTTACTTAATAAAGCAAAGGCAAAATCCTGATAGCTCACACTTGAAAAAACAATAAACAGACACACTAAGAACTACTTAATTTTAAGACAACAATAACATGGACAATTTGCTACAATTTCAACATCTTAGCATTGTGGTAGATCTGGTGGAGGTGGCTCCATTGTCTGTTTCTCTCCTATTCCATTCTCGACGATGAACGCCATCCCTAGCCCCCAAGCCAAATGAGAATCAATGTGGCAATGGAACAACCAAAGCCCTGTAACAAATACATAAACTGATCAAACTTTCTGAATATGTACACAAAATTTCAACTTGGAACATTTTTTAGTGACATTTTTATGATTAGGATCAGGTTCTTACCTGGATTATCTGCCACGAAACGAATGACTGCCCATCCACCAACAGGCACATCGATTGTGTTCCTGACAGGCGGATCAATTAGGTTAAATGTAGTAGTATCCGTCTGAGGATTGAAGTTACCAAAACCTTGTCCAACGACCCAAAAATGATATCCGTGAAGATGTATAGGGTGATCCTCTGTTGAAAAGATAGCAGTATCCTGCAATACAATTTGTACAGTAGAaccaaacttgatcttgtgcaACTTAGTTCCAAATCTTGGTTGCCAAAGTCCTCGTGAAACATTGCCCGTGTAGTCAAATTGCACAGTTGGAACAGGAGGAAAATCCAATGTATAAATCCCTGGAATGTTTTGGTAATAAGCCTGGAGCAATGAAGTTCTTCTAGGAAGAACAAATGAAATATTATTCATGCTGGCAGCAAACCGCGTATTATTAGGCCCTTGACATCTAGGACCAGGAGCGCAATTCACTAAGCCAAGTCCAACAGTGAAAAACAAGTTCTCATCAATCTGAGTGGGAACTCTAACATTGTTACTAGGAATGCTCCTCAATTGGCTAGTGAAAGCAGTCGCGGTAGCTGTATCGTTGAAAGCTGGAAGCTGAGGCAATGAAGGTCTTGAATTCGCTCCTGGATTGAGATTTGCGTATTCAAGGATGGCAGTGGTAGTGGTGTTGTCAAATTGCGCGTTTCTGGCAGTGGCATAGGCGCTAGCCGCCATATAGTAGCGGCCAGGGGGGCGATTAGCAGTGAGGATTACATTGGTTGTTTGACCAGGTCCAACCATAATAACATTGGTTGTAAAAGGCTTGTTGTAAGTAGCATCAACACCTACAACAGTGAGCATGTGGTTTGCAACtgagaagaaaagttgttgatTGAGTGCAGCATTGATTACTCTCAGTAGAACAGTTTCTCCAGGGTTCACTGAGACTTTCATAGTACCTGCATTAAAATTCTGAATTAGTAATGATGAAATCTGTTATCCTCTTTTGTTTTTTCCCTTTTAAGGATAATTTTGGTTCCATATTTTgtgtttaagttatatatactaaGTACTGACAGTATAGAAAAGGTTATCAGGACTTGACCTACGACAATAGATACCTCTCTATATCAAGCCTAATATAATCTGGAAAATAAAGTAATAACATTCTACAACCTGTTAAATTTTAAAGATAAAAAGGAAagcccgatgcactaagctcccgctatgcgcggggtacggaaaagggccggaccacaatgGTCTATTATAAGCAGCCTTACCCTACATTTTtgtaagaggctgtttccacggctcgaacccgtggcCTCCTGGTCATATGGCAGCAACTTTgctagttacgccaaggctccccttccttAAGTTGCAAAGATAGTGTAAAAAAATCTTTTAACTGTCagtgtatataaaaaaaattaagaggAGGCTATGTTTTGGTAAGAACCTTGGCTAGAGCATCTGTAAAGGTCACCAGGTTGACCATTAATAGTATATGCATTGGAAATATTAGGAGCTGCTCCAGTGAATTGTGCTTGTCTTTGAACTGCAATAATGTCTCTGTTCCACCATTCCCCTATGATAAAATCAAGAACTTAATTAGTCACATACTCACATTGGATTTTgatcaaaattaaaatgaaaagggaaaaaaagcTATGTTGCGCCGACTCTCCAAAAGTATTGCCTCATCcgtgtcggatccttcaaaaatgcactactttAGGAGGATCCGACGTGCACCCGACACCATTTTTGCAGAGTCCGAGTAACATAGGAAAAAAATAGTACCAAGAAGAATAGGGATATCTTTCTGAGGCAGTGAAAAAGGAAAATTAGAACCCTGTTTTGGTAAGATAACTAAGGCTCCATAAACAGTAGCTCTAAGCCATTTGCTGTGTGCATGCCACCACAATGTACCCTCTTGGTTTTCAATAGTGAATCTGTATGTGTAAAATCCTCCTGGTCTAATTGGGCATTGTGTTACATACTCAGGCCCATCAGCCCATGGCGTTCGCATTTGACGAATTCCATGCCTGCATGGAAATTTAAAACAGTTTAAGTTCTGTGCACTGACAATGTAAAATATTATTTGCAGTGAAGTCGTCTATAAAGTAATTACCAATGGATTGTAACGTTGTAACGAGCTCTATTAACGACAGTAACAAATAGTGTATCTCCGTTTCGAACTGTCAAAGTTGGTCCTGGGAATTGTCCATTCACTGTAATTATATTCTTGGTTCTGCATAGCCTTGTTACACTTGTTTCTTGAACctgtccaaaaaaaaaaaaaaaatcgtgaCAATGTTGGAATTTTTTctagaaaataagaagaaaatgtgAATGGATACTTACAATAAATTCATGGTAGTGAAATTCTGCATTTGCAAAAGAAGACAGTAGAGATAGTATAGCTATAATTGTTGCCAAGAGGCCATTGGACAATGGAATCTTGAGATAATTTTTACAAGTCTccatttctcttctttttctgaCTTTGTTTTAGTGAATTCTTGGAAGTTGTAATATTCTGTTTAGAAGACTTAATGAAGTTGTGATGCTGTGGTTAGTGGACTTAACGAAGTGGTCTATTTATAATGCTATGGGGAGGGAATCTAAAGCTTGGTTTACtcttcaagaaaaataaaaaattaagggattttggaaagttttagGCAACTTAGTCCAACTACATGGAGGGGTTGGTGCACCCACTTGCAATTCTTAATCTAATAAACTAATATCATTTCTTCTTACATATTAGTAGTAAATTCAGTTAATAACGGTTTCTACTTTTTTTGTTCTTTCAAAATTTCCTGAGTTTCCTCATGATGGAAAATATCCTGAAAACATTTTCGGTTGTGTGGTATAACGGAAGTTATtttctagaaaaatattttctatgaaGAAGTTTGTTGCTGATGTTTGATTAAGAAAAATGTTTTCCATCAAaaggggaaaaataattttccttaattatGGACGGGGTCATTTTTGTTTCAATTATCTTACTTTTGATTCATCACTTGCTCCAGCCAACACATAGACActattattaatatttaataataaaaaaattcatcAAACGTTATCCAATTAGCTAATGTTATTGCTAatctttaatatatatttttccgaaaaatattttcaatcaccAATCATACACCATATAACATTTAAATTCTAAGAAttgttttttaagaaaattgaCTTCCGTTGCAAGGTGAAATCTTACTGCTTAATGTGTGAAGTAATAGTATTTGACTGGGTGATTTTATATTAGAATCCAACGGTCAATAAAGTAGCAAGTCATCGGATTAGTTGAGGAGAAAACTTAATTCAAAACAACGTTAATCTTCCTATGGATACTGAATTAATTTATTCCGTTAAATAGGACAATTGATACATCTAATTTAAGTACGAGGAAAAATTAGAAACTGAGAGTGTACTGACGTTGAATTTTGGCTTGGTTTTGGTAGATTGAGAGAGATACTACATGGTGCCATCTATGGGCAGTGAGATATGCAAAATTTTACGCAAGCAGTATCAATTTATTGTCGCAATTTGACTTAGCTTGTACATATGTTTTCATTTTCGAGTGGTAAAATTCTAAAATTTTACTTCATGTACCAAATTGATGTTTACATATGGTTACCTTTTTCATTTGTCAAGTAAGTCTACATTAGACTTTTCAAgtggttgaaacttgaaaaccTTGCAATATATTATAACAAATCTAATGGACGATATACTTTATGCTAACCTGAACAACTTCACAAATTCATAAGCTTAATTAGCTAGTACGAGGAAGTGGTTAACAAAAAGTTTTAGATTCAGCCAATCTCTTTAATTATTAAAACAAGCAACTTCACTTTCATTACATGGGTTAGGCAGCCTGCAAACTAACCACTCGTATTAGAACATATATATAGAGAAAATATTATTTCTGCTATAGTACAACTGCTTATATTTGAAGCATTTTTATTCTCCaagaacaagaaaaagaagagaaattgcCCGTATTAGAATGTGGTGGGATGGTTGGAATCCCTCCATTCTTAATCAGAGATTTTGAGTTAGATTCTGGAAATGAATAATTTTTTGGTCTTTTCATTAAAgtgtgtcaaaatatataaaagtaaacatacgAAAAAATCAAGAGGAGTTAACATAT is drawn from Nicotiana tabacum cultivar K326 chromosome 22, ASM71507v2, whole genome shotgun sequence and contains these coding sequences:
- the LOC107790555 gene encoding shewanella-like protein phosphatase 1 produces the protein MATVALTCSLPLQPPSASSQSQSRKLVDTIVSTPAQYSSSSTNSYGSLKPIVVNGDPHTFVSAPGRRIVAVGDLHGDLDKARGALETAGVLSSDGQDFWIGGETVLIQLGDILDRGEDELAILSLLKSLDIQAKAHGGAVFQVNGNHETMNVEGDFRYVDNGGLDECIDFLDYLEECEHNWEEAFVSWCAVSGRWKQDRKVSQNYWAPWNLVKRQKGVIARSILMRPGGPLACELARHGVVLKVDDWLFCHGGLLPHHVAYGLERLNREVSQWMKGPSEADDSPQMPFIATRGYDSIVWNRLYSRDSDLEDYQIEQIQSLLEETLQTVGAKAMVVGHTPQPMGVNCKYNCSIWRIDVGMSSGVLGSSPEVLEIRDNKARALRSTRDWSSELQVADYT
- the LOC107790546 gene encoding laccase-3, whose product is METCKNYLKIPLSNGLLATIIAILSLLSSFANAEFHYHEFIVQETSVTRLCRTKNIITVNGQFPGPTLTVRNGDTLFVTVVNRARYNVTIHWHGIRQMRTPWADGPEYVTQCPIRPGGFYTYRFTIENQEGTLWWHAHSKWLRATVYGALVILPKQGSNFPFSLPQKDIPILLGEWWNRDIIAVQRQAQFTGAAPNISNAYTINGQPGDLYRCSSQGTMKVSVNPGETVLLRVINAALNQQLFFSVANHMLTVVGVDATYNKPFTTNVIMVGPGQTTNVILTANRPPGRYYMAASAYATARNAQFDNTTTTAILEYANLNPGANSRPSLPQLPAFNDTATATAFTSQLRSIPSNNVRVPTQIDENLFFTVGLGLVNCAPGPRCQGPNNTRFAASMNNISFVLPRRTSLLQAYYQNIPGIYTLDFPPVPTVQFDYTGNVSRGLWQPRFGTKLHKIKFGSTVQIVLQDTAIFSTEDHPIHLHGYHFWVVGQGFGNFNPQTDTTTFNLIDPPVRNTIDVPVGGWAVIRFVADNPGLWLFHCHIDSHLAWGLGMAFIVENGIGEKQTMEPPPPDLPQC